The region ATAGAAAGGAACTTGAGGAGGAAAAAGCCCGGGCTGAAGAAGAGAAAGCTGCAGCTGCGGAGGATATGGACGatgagaaggaggaggaaaagCCAATGACGGGGGAGGCAgagaaagaagaggaagaatcAGAAGCGGAAGACAAGGCGGAGGATGAGGACCAGAAAAAGGGGAAAGATGGCACGGAAGACATAACCGATAAGGGTCCAAGCGAGGACACCGGTACGCAGACCGTCAAGGGGGAAGAGGAAGGCAAGAAGGACAAAATGACAGATGAAGCCGTGGACACAAAAGACAACAGCGCGCAGGTGGCAGCAGAAAAAGAAGCAGCCGAAGAAAAGGCGAGACTGGAAGCAGAGGCCAAGATAAAGCAGGAACAGAAGGAGAAAGAgcaggaagaggaggagaggaagaaaaaagaagaggaagagaaggCTAAAGTGGCGGCTGAGGAGGAAGAGGacagaaggaagaagaaggagcTGGAAGAAGCAGCCGAGAAGGCAAGGAAGGAACAAgaggaagaagatgaaaagttgaaaaagaagaagcagcaggaggaagaagaagcggAGGAGGAACGTAAGCGGAAGGAAGCTgccgaggaggaggagaaaaagcgGAAGGAAGCCgccgaggaggaggagaagaagcgGAAGGAAGCCGCCGAGGAGGAGGCGAAGAAGAAGCGGAAGGAGGCGGAGGAAGAGCAAAAGCTGAAAGAAGTCGGGCTGCTGCAGGCCATCGAGGGCATTGGCGACGGCAAGTTGTTCGAGACGGAACTGCCCTTCGTGACCTTCGGCCGACTGATCCAGGCGGTCTTCGACATGGTAACCGAGGCACCGGAGGGTGACGAGACAGACATGGTTCAAAATCGCATACAGAGGGCGCTGTACGAGAAACTGTCACGACTTGTGACGCTCGAGAGCCCGGACGCGCTCACGGAGAACCTGAAGGACGTGATCGACGTCTTTTCCGGTAAGGCAGCCGCCTGGCTGAAGAGCGCGCTGCACGGCTCAGAGGCTGAGTTCCTCCGCGATCATCCCCCCGAAGTTGAGTCGACCGAGATCAGGGACTGGGGAAAATGGCTGGATCGCGTAGCCGACAGAGCTGGTGATTGGGCGAACTGGATCCACCGAGTGGTCAACGAAGCCGAGGCGAAATCCGCCGGCTCCATTAGTCGTGGCGACTGGCAGAGCTGGACCAGCGATACTGAGACCAAGGCAATGCTGTGGAGGCGATACTACCTGGAGACCGTTCATCAGGCTCACCACAACAGGATGATGACAGCTGACCGACCCGTCGTCAAGGCTGGTAAAAAGCGAGGCATTCCCGGTAACGCCGACGAAGTGGAGGTGGAGAACACTGATTTGAGTATCTAGATGCGTGGTTGGTTCATTTGTCTGGGTGAGAGGTCAGAGTTCCGAATAGTTAAAGTTCAGAGATACCATTACACAGAATTTTGATACTCCGAATAGTGAAAAGCCCGAATGGTCGAAACTCCGAACGGTTAATCTTAAATGGGTAAAAGTCCAAACGTTACTAATCTTCAAACATATAAACGCTCACGGCATATATTGAGCTTGTTCAGGTTCAGAGTTTTgaccattcgaaatttttggaCATTCGGAGCTTTGACTTCTGGGAATTTCGATATCCCATGTAATGGTCTGTTCGCACTTTGTCAATTTGGGAGTTGGGCCCTCACTCCATTTCGTGTATTCCGGGTGATTTTCTTGAGGATCCCCGACGCTTTACCAACACATAGGCAACTGAAGTCACATTATATCGCATTAAAGTCACATCTTAAGTCTTTACTGCCATTTCTGAAAAGATAACTTGTCTAATTTTGCAGAGTACGCATCAGATGCTATAATTCATATAGAGACCTTGTTGTCGGAAATTAAAGTGCAGACCTAAAATGTGACTTTGCATGCTTATCTGCTGATAAAGCGACAGAAAACTTCAAAGAAATCGCTCAGTATAACGAATGTTTGATACTGTAACTTCGTTGTAATTAGATTTTGTAACTATAATGACAATATTGATGATGTTAAGCTGTcaggtatataaaaaatattaataaacatTTGTGAAGACAAATAATTGGTTGGAGAAGTGTCGTGGTTAACAATGGTATcgggacatttttttatgagcTTCTTTGATATGTCTCTCTACAGAATTTGGtggaaaacaaaatcaaaacgaCCCATTCAGTAGAACGGCTCGATAATAAGAGAAGTTCTATAACATGGGTGTTCGAAAACGAGAAAGATATACTTGGTGTATTTCTTGTGAAAGGAAATCACCTCGtgtcgaaaaatttccacagtttttcaaaatacctcaatttgtaatattattttttttcaaactatgctttgtaaatttttcagtGTTTTAAAATGAGTTGTTTCAAACtcccattttttcattacaccAATTTCACGCAGAAATCGTTTGTGAGTGGTATCAAGAAAGTAGTCCAGTTCATGGAGAATATTCcatttacataattttaataacTTTTGTACATGAATATATGTCATTTAGTGATGGCTACACGAATCAGACAAGCCGTTATATCTTCAGGCTGCGTTTTAGAAgactaatttgttcaaagtattTATACGCACTTTGGTTTTGACAGAATgtgaaaaatcgatactttaaAAAGCAAATACTCAAGGTAGCACACTGTTAACTATCCGTTGACTTAATACGAATAGAAATTCTCAGTCAATTATTGCAAATTAACTGGGAATAGGGATATTATGAGCCTGTGTTGACTGTATATTTGGATTGCCTTATACTTGGCATTTCAGAGAACATTCGTAAACATGAAGTATACTACATGTCAACTTTAAATCGAGGTTTTTGATGATCTATAGCCATTAAAAAATGGCCGAAATTTTCTCTACTTTTTGGTAATAATgaatcgacatttttttaattggacAACACTTTGACTTTTTGTAGTCGAATGATATTCAGCCTCTGGATAAGTGTGCTACCGTCTAGACAAATTCAGTCCTTGGAAATGTAAGGCAAACAGGATCGAACTCATAGCAAAAGTCAAATGTCATAGTTTCAGGTATACATTAAATTAGGTGCCGGATCGTTGATTAAATGTTTTATAACCTAACGGCCCATGAGTGAGAAGCAGTCGGACATCAATTTTAATGTGAACCCAGCTTAATTGGTTACTTTCACGTCGTTGTAAGTCCACCACATTGAACGCACCATTTTGAAAGTCACTTTTTGGACTTTGAATTCGAATCAGGGGACTCGAAAAGCTCTTGGAGATTAAGATTCGTGAAAAACtgttgataaatttaaaaaaaaaaacaaataaacgaTTTGGTGGAACAAGTTCGTACGTTACTTTTCGTACAAGCGATGCTTCCTTCTTCGGAACCGCTGGAACGTGAAAGAGTAATGATTGAGGGTTGACACTATACAAGTTTTTCCACGGTGTTCCGTgaattttcgtttaaaaatatgtCGTTTAATTCTAACGTGGGTCAAATTCAGCAGATTTTAAAAGCTACGTCTCCACCTTCCAAATTCCTCGCTTCGATCAAGTTCGACGATTCATCCTTATAGCCGCAGGGTTAACGTTACGACATTTACAGTCGAGACAGCAATTAACTTGGAAATCTTACGATTTGACGTGTATAAGCGGCGTATAGAAAGGTGGAAGTAGAAAGTTGCCGCAACTCTCACTGAGCAGCGAGCGATACGTTTCCGTTAGCTGCGC is a window of Neodiprion pinetum isolate iyNeoPine1 chromosome 4, iyNeoPine1.2, whole genome shotgun sequence DNA encoding:
- the LOC124216340 gene encoding axoneme-associated protein mst101(2) isoform X1, with translation MEENEDEPDDVKKATPVAGDIESGRKDETAGRPKATGKSKNSNSGKSPRCEKHARKPTIVKSEADCCRNKMARTSKSQKTMAVMIYSPPCNLPKLEIVPRHCLSKKEYVDMLATPSRKCPMECLGKTVMRRVRPISDRINELAQPARRLVVGTLMERGESLPPEMISNLIKSVEGSSCLTPEQAEHYFREKERHKDQKNAGKILRKKCREKPKNSKCQSPLDREAVMHQYLMAERFVRSILKWKCPIPVDEFEDIASVILRRLSFVLEYTPQGQQEDLKSQQMRFLADIIACWISGVLFEVAEEHRKELEEEKARAEEEKAAAAEDMDDEKEEEKPMTGEAEKEEEESEAEDKAEDEDQKKGKDGTEDITDKGPSEDTGTQTVKGEEEGKKDKMTDEAVDTKDNSAQVAAEKEAAEEKARLEAEAKIKQEQKEKEQEEEERKKKEEEEKAKVAAEEEEDRRKKKELEEAAEKARKEQEEEDEKLKKKKQQEEEEAEEERKRKEAAEEEEKKRKEAAEEEEKKRKEAAEEEAKKKRKEAEEEQKLKEVGLLQAIEGIGDGKLFETELPFVTFGRLIQAVFDMVTEAPEGDETDMVQNRIQRALYEKLSRLVTLESPDALTENLKDVIDVFSGKAAAWLKSALHGSEAEFLRDHPPEVESTEIRDWGKWLDRVADRAGDWANWIHRVVNEAEAKSAGSISRGDWQSWTSDTETKAMLWRRYYLETVHQAHHNRMMTADRPVVKAGKKRGIPGNADEVEVENTDLSI
- the LOC124216340 gene encoding caldesmon isoform X2 → MNRKCPMECLGKTVMRRVRPISDRINELAQPARRLVVGTLMERGESLPPEMISNLIKSVEGSSCLTPEQAEHYFREKERHKDQKNAGKILRKKCREKPKNSKCQSPLDREAVMHQYLMAERFVRSILKWKCPIPVDEFEDIASVILRRLSFVLEYTPQGQQEDLKSQQMRFLADIIACWISGVLFEVAEEHRKELEEEKARAEEEKAAAAEDMDDEKEEEKPMTGEAEKEEEESEAEDKAEDEDQKKGKDGTEDITDKGPSEDTGTQTVKGEEEGKKDKMTDEAVDTKDNSAQVAAEKEAAEEKARLEAEAKIKQEQKEKEQEEEERKKKEEEEKAKVAAEEEEDRRKKKELEEAAEKARKEQEEEDEKLKKKKQQEEEEAEEERKRKEAAEEEEKKRKEAAEEEEKKRKEAAEEEAKKKRKEAEEEQKLKEVGLLQAIEGIGDGKLFETELPFVTFGRLIQAVFDMVTEAPEGDETDMVQNRIQRALYEKLSRLVTLESPDALTENLKDVIDVFSGKAAAWLKSALHGSEAEFLRDHPPEVESTEIRDWGKWLDRVADRAGDWANWIHRVVNEAEAKSAGSISRGDWQSWTSDTETKAMLWRRYYLETVHQAHHNRMMTADRPVVKAGKKRGIPGNADEVEVENTDLSI